The region ACTGTAAAACAGAAATGTCTAAAGACAAAAATACTACTTGCAGCTGTTACGAAAGTGCTAATTTTGCAATCGATCTTTGCGACGAACGTGTAAAATTGACTATGGGTGACGGAAACAAATACTTCGTTTCTGTAGCTAAAAAATAATTATAACTCTGAATTGTTTCCAAATCTTTACTGACTTTTAAGTATGTAAAGATTTGGAATGCATTTCTTAGTTTGAGTCCGGACTTTTGAGTTCGTACCAAACTTCGACTTCTCCTTCATATTCGAAAGAATTTACAAAATGGAAACCTAGTTTTTCTAAAATTTTTCTGGAATTTTCATTTCCTGCATCTGCATAAGCATAAAGTTTCTCTACTTTCATTTCATTAAAAGCGTAATCAACAAAAGCTTTTCCTGCTTCAGAAGCATATCCTTTTCCCCAATGCTTTTCTATAAAACGATATCCTAATTCGTAGAAATTTTTATGATTATTGATTTCGTTGGTAATATATTTTATTCCTGACCAGCCAATAAACTCATTTGTTTCTTTTAGAACGACGGCCCACCGACCAGTTCCAAAATCTTTGTATTGTTTCTGAATATTCTCAATCATATCAATACTCTCCTGAATATTCTTTACGGGATTATTTCCAACAAACAAATGCACATTCGGATTCGAATCCAATTCAAACATTCCCTCAACATCAGAAAGCTCTAGTTCCCGTAAAATCAAACGTTCGGTTTCTATCGGATTCTTCATTTTTTCTAATTTAAAATATAACGTTGTACTACCTCAGCAACACCATCATTATTATTTGAAGCTACAATTAAATCGGCTTTATCTCGCAGTTCAGGCGTTACATTATCAACCCAAACTCCTAAACCTGCATATTCAATCATTGTTAAATCATTTCCTGCATTTCCAACAGCGATAATTTCACTTTGCTGAATGCCTAATTTATCAGCCAAATATTTCAAACTTGCTGCTTTATCAATTCCTTGTTGCGCTGCTTCTAAGAAAAATGGTTTCGACATCGAAATGCTTAAATGCGGCATCTCTTCTATTAAATCATTCTCAACTGTTTTTAAATATTCCGGTTTCTCGAGCAAAATGCATTTTACAGCAGGTCGGTCTACATAACTTTTAAAGTCCGAAACTTTACGATGAACCATTCCTGTAATTTCTTTTTCAACTTCGATATATTCAGAATCGGTCTGACTGATAATTTCATCATCTAAATACGTAATGATATCGGTTTTCATTTTGACACTGTAATCGTATAAAGCATGAATCTGTTCTACGGTAAGCTTTTGTTCAAACAAAACTAAATCATCTTTTACACGGCTTATTATAGCACCATTAAACGAAATGATATACGAATCGTTTAAATCTAATTCCAATTCTTTAGCATAAGCCGTCATTGCAATTGTAGGTCTGCCCGAAGCCAAAATAACATACACTCCTTTTGCCTGCGCTTCTAATATTACTTTTTTATTTAAATCCGAAATTCTGTGGTCGTCTGTCAACAAGGTATCATCCATGTCGAGCACTAACATTTTGTATTGCATATTTTTTTAGTTCGCAGTATTGAGTATCTAGTATTCAGTCGTAGTTCGCATACAGTATGAAACTGTGACTAAATACTGAACACCGAATACTATTTTAAAGACTCATTCTAAATTCTTCTATTACAGGATTCGCTTTTGCAAAATCAGTTTCCTGAATAAAAACTTCAACAGCCAAATCTGTTTGTCCAAAACCTCCTAAACGAGCCGATTGAATATTGTCTTTTTTTACCGTTTCTACTCCGGCTTCTTCTAATCGTTCCTGTAAAGCAATAGCTAATACTTCACTTCCCGAAAACACTTTCATTAATCCCATGATAATTTATTTTATTCTAATATTATTTTTATTTGTTTCTGAAAATCTTCATTTTCATTTATACCAATATGTTCCTGATTTTTTAATGGATAAAAATAAGCATTTGATTTTAGAAGCTTTTTTAATCTTATCGAATTTTCAAAAGGAATTAACTGGTCGTTAGTTCCGTGAAACATATAAATTGGTGTTTTTATTTTTGGCAGATATTCGTTTGTTTCCAGACTAAACTTCTTCATAAAATCAGGAAAAAAGGGAACTCTGGAACTCGATAATTCTAAAAAATTATAATATGGAGCCTGAAGGATCAAAGCTTTTGATTTGTTTTCTGAAGCCAGTTTTGCAGCAAAACCTGATCCTATGGAATATCCTGCAATTATAATTTTATCTTCAGAATATCTTTTTAGTAAAGATTTATATACAATAGATATATCCTGACTTAATTGCTCTTCATTTTCGATTTCGCCTTCACTTTTACCAAAACTTCTATAATCTAAAATAAAAATATCATATCTGTTAAAAGTATAAACTTTAGCCATTTTTCCCCAGGTTTCCAATGTACCCGCATTTCCATGAAGATAAAAAATAAGTCCCTTTGATTTTTCAGCTTTAAATAACAATCCATTTAAAACAGCTCCATCAAACGATTTGATATTTATTTCCTCAAACTTCTGCTGATAATCAAATTTATAATCTTTTGGCAATCTCGAAGCATGAAAAACCAATCCAACCTGATTGAAATAAACATAGGAAATGATCAAAACGTAAATAACCAGAAAAAAGCACAATAGTACAATTGACAAGAATTTGAACGTTTTTAAAATCTCCATAAATAAGTTTGTAGTTAAATTTAAGTAAAAGTGGCAGTTTACCTTTTACCGTAAACTGCCACTACATACTGTCATTATATATTATTCTTCTTCAATATCGTCTTCGTCTTCATCAAGCTCCTCGCCTTCTTCATCCATATCGAACAAATAAGGTTCAATCATGATTTTATCTGCCAAAATTTCGATTCTTTCTGTCAGAGTTTCAGCAAAAATAATTCGCTGTACTTTGGCAATACTATTTGAAATACGCGTAATTTTTGGATCATGGCGTAATTTCAAAATTGGATCCGCATCATCTAAAACAAACATTTTAAGACGGTTTACATTATAACCTGCCGTGCTAAACATATCATTTAGTTTTGTTGGCGTTCCAATTAAGACGTCAATTCCTGTCGAAACGTAGTTTTTGTCATAATCCATATCGCCTTTATCATGAACACCGTACACTTCAAGATTAGCATATTTTCCTAATTTCTCGAAAAGTTCCACCATCTCCGTCATTTTCTCTTTGTCTTCGACAATGATCAGTGCACGTGGAGATTCTTCATTTTTTCCAACCAGTTGCTGAATTACATTTAGAACAATCGTAGTTGTTTTTCCACTTCCTTTTGGTGAAATAATTACACAGTCGGCTCCACTTTTTATAGTCGAAAAGGTTTCCATTTGCAAAGCATTAGCTTCTGTCAAACCAAATTCAATTAGTCCGTCTTGTAATTTCTCGTTTATCTTTTTTAGTTTCATGCTTAATTTTAGATTTATGATTATAGAATTTATATTCTAAATCATTATTTGCTTGCGAACATTTTCACATCACTTTCAGAGATTTCGCTTCCTCCTAGAATGATTAATCTTTCCACTACATTTCGGAGTTCACGAATGTTTCCTGTCCAGTCGTATTCTTGTAATAACTGTATGGCTTGCGCCGAAAATCCTTTGACAGCGTTTCCTTGCTCTGAAGCAATTTTTTCCGCAAAGTGTTTAATTAACGCCGGAATATCATCACGTCTTTCATTCAATGGCGGAACTTTAATTAAAATTACAGCCAGACGATGATATAAATCTTCTCTGAAACGACCTTCTGCAATTTCAGTTTTCAAATCTTTGTTGGTTGCTGCAACAACACGAACATCAACTTTAATATCTTTATCTGCACCCACTCTTGTAATCATGCTTTCCTGAAGTGCTCTTAACACTTTGGCTTGCGCCGAAAGACTCATGTCTCCAATTTCATCCAGGAAAATAGTTCCTTTGTCTGCTGCCTCAAACTTCCCAGCACGATCTTTCACTGCCGATGTAAAAGCACCTTTTACGTGTCCGAACAATTCACTTTCGATCAATTCACTTGGAATTGCTGCGCAGTTTACTTCAATCAAAGGAAAACCGGAGCGTTCACTTTTTTCATGTAATTGATGCGCCACTAATTCTTTTCCGGTCCCGTTTGGCCCAGTAATCAAAACTCTTGCTTCGGTTGGAGCTACTTTATCAATCATCACTTTAATATGATTGATGGATTCGCTTTCGCCGATCATTTCGTAGTTTTTGCTGACTTTTTTCTTTAGAATTTTATTTTCAACAACTAATTGTTTTTTGTCTAAAGCATTACGAACAGTATTTAATAAACG is a window of Flavobacterium crocinum DNA encoding:
- a CDS encoding GNAT family N-acetyltransferase — its product is MKNPIETERLILRELELSDVEGMFELDSNPNVHLFVGNNPVKNIQESIDMIENIQKQYKDFGTGRWAVVLKETNEFIGWSGIKYITNEINNHKNFYELGYRFIEKHWGKGYASEAGKAFVDYAFNEMKVEKLYAYADAGNENSRKILEKLGFHFVNSFEYEGEVEVWYELKSPDSN
- a CDS encoding DEAD/DEAH box helicase, with the translated sequence MKLKKINEKLQDGLIEFGLTEANALQMETFSTIKSGADCVIISPKGSGKTTTIVLNVIQQLVGKNEESPRALIIVEDKEKMTEMVELFEKLGKYANLEVYGVHDKGDMDYDKNYVSTGIDVLIGTPTKLNDMFSTAGYNVNRLKMFVLDDADPILKLRHDPKITRISNSIAKVQRIIFAETLTERIEILADKIMIEPYLFDMDEEGEELDEDEDDIEEE
- a CDS encoding sigma-54-dependent transcriptional regulator, with product MSKILIVEDEAAIRRVLVKILSEENDSYQVDEAEDGVAGLEKIKNNDYDLVLCDIKMPKMDGVEVLEEVKKIKPEIPMVMISGHGDMETAIQTMRLGAFDYISKPPDLNRLLNTVRNALDKKQLVVENKILKKKVSKNYEMIGESESINHIKVMIDKVAPTEARVLITGPNGTGKELVAHQLHEKSERSGFPLIEVNCAAIPSELIESELFGHVKGAFTSAVKDRAGKFEAADKGTIFLDEIGDMSLSAQAKVLRALQESMITRVGADKDIKVDVRVVAATNKDLKTEIAEGRFREDLYHRLAVILIKVPPLNERRDDIPALIKHFAEKIASEQGNAVKGFSAQAIQLLQEYDWTGNIRELRNVVERLIILGGSEISESDVKMFASK
- a CDS encoding alpha/beta hydrolase, which encodes MSIVLLCFFLVIYVLIISYVYFNQVGLVFHASRLPKDYKFDYQQKFEEINIKSFDGAVLNGLLFKAEKSKGLIFYLHGNAGTLETWGKMAKVYTFNRYDIFILDYRSFGKSEGEIENEEQLSQDISIVYKSLLKRYSEDKIIIAGYSIGSGFAAKLASENKSKALILQAPYYNFLELSSSRVPFFPDFMKKFSLETNEYLPKIKTPIYMFHGTNDQLIPFENSIRLKKLLKSNAYFYPLKNQEHIGINENEDFQKQIKIILE
- a CDS encoding putative signal transducing protein — protein: MGLMKVFSGSEVLAIALQERLEEAGVETVKKDNIQSARLGGFGQTDLAVEVFIQETDFAKANPVIEEFRMSL
- a CDS encoding Cof-type HAD-IIB family hydrolase — encoded protein: MQYKMLVLDMDDTLLTDDHRISDLNKKVILEAQAKGVYVILASGRPTIAMTAYAKELELDLNDSYIISFNGAIISRVKDDLVLFEQKLTVEQIHALYDYSVKMKTDIITYLDDEIISQTDSEYIEVEKEITGMVHRKVSDFKSYVDRPAVKCILLEKPEYLKTVENDLIEEMPHLSISMSKPFFLEAAQQGIDKAASLKYLADKLGIQQSEIIAVGNAGNDLTMIEYAGLGVWVDNVTPELRDKADLIVASNNNDGVAEVVQRYILN